Proteins found in one Takifugu flavidus isolate HTHZ2018 chromosome 7, ASM371156v2, whole genome shotgun sequence genomic segment:
- the lrrc41 gene encoding uncharacterized protein lrrc41 isoform X1, with protein MSDSIDKVDARKEKSLKQICFQAVRKHFVAVGTASIVDLPTHLIKDLLPHLTVCQLDELQPVLNHRGISTLSGWIGVLLDLCGPNHVLDLATEEQAKHKVMKMLFSAVFYGFTNCYIKKNMSNLNTPSFLRVAAKHLRRFSLLSINKPLQALTMEKRSFLSHLEEWIDSVVVSQCVALVKKEAQTVLYILHRLLDHGVARKLTIHVQCPIILAWLLHERGTRHLNPRLKSLMSSPETSSAHNSVYRPRGKSKTVENQDHPAVPCKLQKLDSESLKEELTKNANLTLDREVLCHMFTSCDGPSAGPCPRGLVEHLEISQCRPDCLTVLTDALPTFFCLRSLNLHSFVTFTDTDVMHLARALRQLSESSRSSLTELSISALPRPELIEHLLAASPNITSLHVEIQSVWGLQDSSCHYWTPESAQVPLEMLTVKVGGFQTDVQLITSVLRRAPHLSHFHLAGMRLPTGSSQSTLLTTLSESNRVLRRLILEDIKLSDCLPPILNLLGCCRLEELHFADCRLLETWSDREEGLRQLVAA; from the exons ATGTCTGATTCTATCGACAAAGTTGAcgcaaggaaagaaaaaagtctaAAGCAAATTTGTTTCCAAGCTGTCAGGAAGCATTTCGTTGCCGTGGGAACTGCTTCTATTGTCG ATCTTCCCACACATCTAATTAAGGATCTTCTCCCTCATCTGACTGTGTGCCAGCTGGATGAACTCCAGCCGGTCCTAAATCACAGAG gCATATCAACTTTGTCTGGATGGATTGGAGTCCTGTTGGACTTGTGTGGCCCTAATCAT GTCCTGGACTTGGCAACAGAAGAACAGGCCAAACACAAAGTCATGAAAATGCTCTTCAGCGCCGTATTCTATGGGTTCACAAACTGCTACATCAAAAAGAATATGTCAAATTTAAACACCCCGTCTTTTTTGAGGGTTGCAGCTAAACATCTCCGAAGATTTTCACTCTTGAGCATAAACAAGCCCCTTCAAGCACTAACTATGGAGAAACGGTCCTTTCTCAGCCACCTGGAGGAGTGGATCGACAGCGTTGTTGTCTCCCAGTGTGTTGCTCTCGTAAAGAAGGAGGCACAAACAGTTCTGTACATCCTTCATCGCTTGTTGGACCATGGGGTGGCTCGGAAGCTCACCATACATGTGCAGTGTCCCATAATCTTAGCGTGGCTCCTTCACGAGAGAGGAACTCGGCATCTGAATCCTCGACTGAAGAGTTTGATGAGCAGCCCAGAGACGTCCAGCGCTCACAACTCGGTTTACCGACCTCGGGGGAAGAGCAAGACCGTGGAGAACCAGGACCATCCAGCTGTTCCGTGCAAACTCCAAAAGTTGGATTCTGAGTCTTTGAAAGAGGAGCTGACGAAAAATGCAAACCTAACTCTGGATCGAGAGGTTCTCTGTCACATGTTCACCTCATGTGACGGTCCCTCAGCAGGGCCTTGTCCACGTGGACTCGTAGAGCATCTAGAGATCAGCCAGTGTCGGCCCGACTGTCTAACGGTGCTGACCGATGCTCTGCCCACGTTCTTCTGCCTCCGCTCTCTAAACTTGCACAGCTTTG TGACCTTCACAGACACAGATGTGATGCACTTGGCCAGAGCTCTGAGGCAGCTGTCTGAAAGCTCTCGCAGCTCCCTCACTGAGCTCAGCATCAGCGCTCTGCCACGTCCTGAGCTCATCGAGCACCTTTTGGCTGCGAGCCCGAACATCACATCCTTGCATGTGGAGATCCAGTCGGTGTGGGGCCTCCAGGACTCCTCATGCCACTACTGGACCCCTGAGTCAG ctcaGGTCCCTCTGGAGATGCTGACAGTTAAAGTTGGTGGCTTCCAAACCGATGTGCAGCTGATCACATCTGTGCTGCGGCGCGCTCCACATCTGTCTCACTTTCACCTGGCTGGGATGAGATTACCAAcaggctcctctcagagcaCCCTCCTCACCACTCTCTCAG AGTCAAACCGTGTCTTACGGCGTCTCATCCTGGAGGACATAAAGCTGTCAGATTGTCTCCCTCCCATCCTGAACCTGTTGGGTTGCTGCAGGTTGGAAG AGCTGCACTTTGCTGACTGCCGTCTTCTGGAGACCTGGAGCGACCGGGAAGAGGgtctgaggcagctggtggcAGCCTGA
- the lrrc41 gene encoding uncharacterized protein lrrc41 isoform X2, with protein MSDSIDKVDARKEKSLKQICFQAVRKHFVAVGTASIVDLPTHLIKDLLPHLTVCQLDELQPVLNHRGISTLSGWIGVLLDLCGPNHVLDLATEEQAKHKVMKMLFSAVFYGFTNCYIKKNMSNLNTPSFLRVAAKHLRRFSLLSINKPLQALTMEKRSFLSHLEEWIDSVVVSQCVALVKKEAQTVLYILHRLLDHGVARKLTIHVQCPIILAWLLHERGTRHLNPRLKSLMSSPETSSAHNSVYRPRGKSKTVENQDHPAVPCKLQKLDSESLKEELTKNANLTLDREVLCHMFTSCDGPSAGPCPRGLVEHLEISQCRPDCLTVLTDALPTFFCLRSLNLHSFVTFTDTDVMHLARALRQLSESSRSSLTELSISALPRPELIEHLLAASPNITSLHVEIQSVWGLQDSSCHYWTPESGPSGDADS; from the exons ATGTCTGATTCTATCGACAAAGTTGAcgcaaggaaagaaaaaagtctaAAGCAAATTTGTTTCCAAGCTGTCAGGAAGCATTTCGTTGCCGTGGGAACTGCTTCTATTGTCG ATCTTCCCACACATCTAATTAAGGATCTTCTCCCTCATCTGACTGTGTGCCAGCTGGATGAACTCCAGCCGGTCCTAAATCACAGAG gCATATCAACTTTGTCTGGATGGATTGGAGTCCTGTTGGACTTGTGTGGCCCTAATCAT GTCCTGGACTTGGCAACAGAAGAACAGGCCAAACACAAAGTCATGAAAATGCTCTTCAGCGCCGTATTCTATGGGTTCACAAACTGCTACATCAAAAAGAATATGTCAAATTTAAACACCCCGTCTTTTTTGAGGGTTGCAGCTAAACATCTCCGAAGATTTTCACTCTTGAGCATAAACAAGCCCCTTCAAGCACTAACTATGGAGAAACGGTCCTTTCTCAGCCACCTGGAGGAGTGGATCGACAGCGTTGTTGTCTCCCAGTGTGTTGCTCTCGTAAAGAAGGAGGCACAAACAGTTCTGTACATCCTTCATCGCTTGTTGGACCATGGGGTGGCTCGGAAGCTCACCATACATGTGCAGTGTCCCATAATCTTAGCGTGGCTCCTTCACGAGAGAGGAACTCGGCATCTGAATCCTCGACTGAAGAGTTTGATGAGCAGCCCAGAGACGTCCAGCGCTCACAACTCGGTTTACCGACCTCGGGGGAAGAGCAAGACCGTGGAGAACCAGGACCATCCAGCTGTTCCGTGCAAACTCCAAAAGTTGGATTCTGAGTCTTTGAAAGAGGAGCTGACGAAAAATGCAAACCTAACTCTGGATCGAGAGGTTCTCTGTCACATGTTCACCTCATGTGACGGTCCCTCAGCAGGGCCTTGTCCACGTGGACTCGTAGAGCATCTAGAGATCAGCCAGTGTCGGCCCGACTGTCTAACGGTGCTGACCGATGCTCTGCCCACGTTCTTCTGCCTCCGCTCTCTAAACTTGCACAGCTTTG TGACCTTCACAGACACAGATGTGATGCACTTGGCCAGAGCTCTGAGGCAGCTGTCTGAAAGCTCTCGCAGCTCCCTCACTGAGCTCAGCATCAGCGCTCTGCCACGTCCTGAGCTCATCGAGCACCTTTTGGCTGCGAGCCCGAACATCACATCCTTGCATGTGGAGATCCAGTCGGTGTGGGGCCTCCAGGACTCCTCATGCCACTACTGGACCCCTGAGTCAG GTCCCTCTGGAGATGCTGACAGTTAA
- the LOC130529273 gene encoding artemin isoform X2, with protein MIGKPNKRAKGNTWWRPDALTPQHHLRRWKVMLWVLASLLTLVEYVFSEEDSKESDPQQPPWSPTEDSNTHTPWHKVVEYWPLVQEEEVQSRWQRAAHDAASTKTWKRKRQRSRSSRDCHLERRQMRVRDLGLGYDSDEIILFKYCVGTCLSSRKNYDLALKALMENRSISSKNVSGQPCCRPVRYEAVSFMDAQTTWQTIKWLSASNCSCVG; from the exons ATGATCGGGAAGCCGAACAAACGCGCCAAAG GAAACACCTGGTGGAGGCCAGACGCGCTGACACCCCAGCATCacctgaggaggtggaag GTGATGCTGTGGGTGCTAGCATCACTGCTAACACTGGTGGAATATGTGTTTTCTGAGGAGGACAGTAAAGAGTCAgacccccagcagcccccctgGTCTCCTACTGAGGACAGCAACACCCACACCCCCTGGCATAAAGTTGTTG AATATTGGCCACTGgtgcaagaagaggaagttcAGAGCAGATGGCAGCGCGCCGCTCATGATGCGGCTTCAACCAAAACATGGAAGCGGAAGcgtcagaggagcaggagcagccgtGACTGCCACCTGGAGAGAAGACAGATGCGTGTGCGTGATCTCGGTCTGGGATACGACTCCGATGAGATAATCTTGTTTAAGTACTGTGTTGGCACATGCCTGAGCTCACGCAAAAACTATGACCTGGCTCTCAAGGCTCTGATGGAGAACAGGAGTATCTCCAGTAAGAACGTCAGTGGTCAGCCCTGCTGTCGGCCTGTCCGGTATGAAGCTGTGTCCTTCATGGACGCTCAAACTACATGGCAAACAATTAAATGGCTGTCGGCGTCCAACTGTAGCTGTGTGGGATGA
- the rad54l gene encoding DNA repair and recombination protein RAD54-like isoform X1, translated as MRRSLAPSQVAKRKLSGGSGQDEGWTARRVSRLQEKRQKSSEDSRNIHISPFREPLTQLNNHPEYLDSDKHEAFIRSILSKPFKVPIPNYTGALGARALGLKRAGVRKALHDPFADDALVLYEPPTLSAHELIKADKEKVPVHVVVDPVLGKVLRPHQREGVKFLWECVTGRRIPGSYGCIMADEMGLGKTLQCITLIWTLLRQSPDFKPEIDKVIVVSPSSLVRNWSNEVQKWLGGRVTPLAIDGGSKDDIDRQLVNFISQYGRRVPSPILIISYETFRLHAAVLHKGKVGLVICDEGHRLKNSDNQTYQALNAMAAQRRVLISGTPIQNDLLEYFSLVHFVNAGILGTAQEFKKRFELPILKGRDADANEKDRQAGEEKLTELISVVNRCLIRRTSDILSKYLPVKIEQVVCCRLTPLQKELYQRFLRQAEPLDSLEEGGKMNVSTLSSITSLKKLCNHPALIYDKCVEGAEGFQGALDLFPPGYCTKAVEPHLSGKMLVLDYILAITKTTTDDKVVLVSNYTQTLDLFEKLCRSRRYQYVRLDGTMSIKKRAKIVERFNSPSNPEFIFMLSSKAGGCGLNLIGANRLVMFDPDWNPANDEQAMARVWRDGQRKTCYIYRLLATGTIEEKILQRQAHKKALSSCVVDEEQNVERHFSLGELRELFSLNEDTVSDTHDKFRCRRCVNGREARPPAEDADCTSDLSQWNHCFDKKGLRDQVLKSCWDAAVSFVFHQRSHEEQKGVV; from the exons ATG AGAAGAAGTTTGGCCCCGAGTCAGGTCGCGAAAAGGAAGCTGAGTGGAGGTTCGGGTCAAGATGAAGGCTGGACCGCCAGAAGAGTCAGTAGGCTGCAG gagaagaggcagaaaagcaGCGAGGACTCCCGCAACATCCATATTTCTCCCTTCAGAGAGCCGCTCACACAGCTCAACAACCATCCGGAATATTTGGACAGTGACAAACAT GAGGCTTTTATCCGGAGTATCCTGTCCAAGCCCTTTAAAGTTCCCATTCCAAATTACACAG GCGCTCTGGGAGCGAGGGCCCTCGGTCTGAAGCGAGCAGGAGTGAGGAAAGCGCTCCATGATCCATTCGCAGACGACGCCTTGGTTCTGTACGAGCCCCCAACTTTGAGTGCTCACGAGCTGATCAAAGCTGACAA GGAAAAAGTACCAGTGCACGTTGTGGTGGATCCTGTTCTAGGAAAGGTGCTCAGACCTCACCAGCGAGAG GGTGTGAAGTTCTTGTGGGAGTGTGTCACAGGCCGAAGGATCCCAGGCTCGTACGGATGCATCATGGCAGATGAGATGGGCCTGGGAAAGACTCTGCAGTGCATCACCCTCATCTGGACCCTGCTGCGCCAAAGCCCGGACTTTAAGCCCGAGATAGACAAAGTGATTGTGGTCTCACCTTCCAGTCTGGTTCGCAACTGGTCCAATGAAGTCCAGAAATGGCTCGGAGGACGAGTCACCCCACTAGCCATCGATGGAGGCTCAAAGGACGACATCGACAGACAACTAG TGAACTTCATATCTCAATATGGTCGGAGAGTGCCAAGCCCAATCCTGATCATCTCTTATGAGACCTTTAGACTCCACGCTGCAGTGCTGCATAAGGGCAAAGTCGGACTCGTCATCTGTGATGAG GGCCATCGGCTGAAGAACTCTGACAACCAGACCTACCAGGCTCTAAACGCGATGGCAGCCCAGAGGAGAGTGCTGATATCAGGCACGCCGATCCAGAACGACCTGCTGGAGTACTTCAGCTTGGTCCATTTTGTCAACGCTGGGATCCTTG GCACGGCCCAGGAATTTAAAAAGCGATTTGAACTGCCTATCCTCAAAGGTCGAGACGCAGACGCGAACGagaaggacagacaggctggggAGGAGAAACTGACAGAGCTGATCAGTGTCGTCAACAG ATGTTTGATCAGGAGAACATCTGACATCTTGTCAAAGTATCTTCCTGTGAAGATCGAACAGGTCGTGTGCTGTCG GTTGACGCCGCTGCAGAAGGAGCTGTACCAACGCTTCCTGCGCCAGGCCGAACCCTTGGACTCTTTGGAAGAGGGAGGCAAAATGAATGTTTCCACCCTGTCTTCCATCACATCCCTCAAGAAACTGTGTAACC ACCCAGCTCTCATCTATGACAAATGCGTAGAGGGAGCCGAGGGCTTCCAGGGGGCTTTGGATCTGTTTCCTCCTGGTTACTGCACCAAAGCTGTGGAGCCTCACTTGTCCG GAAAAATGTTGGTGCTCGACTACATTCTGGCGATCACAAAGACCACAACGGACGATAAGGTGGTGCTCGTCTCCAACTACACTCAAACGCTCGACCTGTTTGAAAAGCTGTGCAGATCCAGAAG GTACCAGTATGTCAGACTGGATGGAACAATGTCCATTAAGAAAAGAGCCAAAATCGTGGAACGATTCAACAGCCCCTCT AATCCAGAATTCATCTTCATGCTAAGCAGCAAAGCCGGTGGATGTGGGCTAAATCTGATTGGTGCTAATCGCCTGGTGATGTTTGACCCCGACTGGAACCCAGCTAACGATGAACAGGCCATGGCCCGTGTGTGGAGAGATGGACAGAGGAAGACGTGCTACATCTACAGGCTGCTCGCT ACGGGGACAATTGAAGAGAAGATCCTGCAGAGACAGGCCCACAAGAAAGCCCTGAGCAGCTGCgtggtggatgaggagcagaacGTGGAGCGCCATTTCTCTCTGGGGGAACTCCGAGAGCTCTTCAGTCTCAACGAGGACACCGTCAGTGACACCCATGACAA GTTTCGCTGTCGCCGCTGTGTGAATGGAAGAGAGGCTCGACCtcctgctgaagatgctgactGCACAAGTGACCTTTCACAGTGGAACCACTGCTTTGACAAGAAGGGTCTGAGGGACCAGGTGCTGAAATCATGCTGGGATGCTGCCGTGTCCTTTGTCTTCCACCAGCGCTCTCATGAGGAGCAGAAGGGGGTTGTCTAG
- the LOC130529273 gene encoding artemin isoform X1 has protein sequence MIGKPNKRAKEGNTWWRPDALTPQHHLRRWKVMLWVLASLLTLVEYVFSEEDSKESDPQQPPWSPTEDSNTHTPWHKVVEYWPLVQEEEVQSRWQRAAHDAASTKTWKRKRQRSRSSRDCHLERRQMRVRDLGLGYDSDEIILFKYCVGTCLSSRKNYDLALKALMENRSISSKNVSGQPCCRPVRYEAVSFMDAQTTWQTIKWLSASNCSCVG, from the exons ATGATCGGGAAGCCGAACAAACGCGCCAAAG AAGGAAACACCTGGTGGAGGCCAGACGCGCTGACACCCCAGCATCacctgaggaggtggaag GTGATGCTGTGGGTGCTAGCATCACTGCTAACACTGGTGGAATATGTGTTTTCTGAGGAGGACAGTAAAGAGTCAgacccccagcagcccccctgGTCTCCTACTGAGGACAGCAACACCCACACCCCCTGGCATAAAGTTGTTG AATATTGGCCACTGgtgcaagaagaggaagttcAGAGCAGATGGCAGCGCGCCGCTCATGATGCGGCTTCAACCAAAACATGGAAGCGGAAGcgtcagaggagcaggagcagccgtGACTGCCACCTGGAGAGAAGACAGATGCGTGTGCGTGATCTCGGTCTGGGATACGACTCCGATGAGATAATCTTGTTTAAGTACTGTGTTGGCACATGCCTGAGCTCACGCAAAAACTATGACCTGGCTCTCAAGGCTCTGATGGAGAACAGGAGTATCTCCAGTAAGAACGTCAGTGGTCAGCCCTGCTGTCGGCCTGTCCGGTATGAAGCTGTGTCCTTCATGGACGCTCAAACTACATGGCAAACAATTAAATGGCTGTCGGCGTCCAACTGTAGCTGTGTGGGATGA
- the rad54l gene encoding DNA repair and recombination protein RAD54-like isoform X2: protein MRRSLAPSQVAKRKLSGGSGQDEGWTARREKRQKSSEDSRNIHISPFREPLTQLNNHPEYLDSDKHEAFIRSILSKPFKVPIPNYTGALGARALGLKRAGVRKALHDPFADDALVLYEPPTLSAHELIKADKEKVPVHVVVDPVLGKVLRPHQREGVKFLWECVTGRRIPGSYGCIMADEMGLGKTLQCITLIWTLLRQSPDFKPEIDKVIVVSPSSLVRNWSNEVQKWLGGRVTPLAIDGGSKDDIDRQLVNFISQYGRRVPSPILIISYETFRLHAAVLHKGKVGLVICDEGHRLKNSDNQTYQALNAMAAQRRVLISGTPIQNDLLEYFSLVHFVNAGILGTAQEFKKRFELPILKGRDADANEKDRQAGEEKLTELISVVNRCLIRRTSDILSKYLPVKIEQVVCCRLTPLQKELYQRFLRQAEPLDSLEEGGKMNVSTLSSITSLKKLCNHPALIYDKCVEGAEGFQGALDLFPPGYCTKAVEPHLSGKMLVLDYILAITKTTTDDKVVLVSNYTQTLDLFEKLCRSRRYQYVRLDGTMSIKKRAKIVERFNSPSNPEFIFMLSSKAGGCGLNLIGANRLVMFDPDWNPANDEQAMARVWRDGQRKTCYIYRLLATGTIEEKILQRQAHKKALSSCVVDEEQNVERHFSLGELRELFSLNEDTVSDTHDKFRCRRCVNGREARPPAEDADCTSDLSQWNHCFDKKGLRDQVLKSCWDAAVSFVFHQRSHEEQKGVV, encoded by the exons ATG AGAAGAAGTTTGGCCCCGAGTCAGGTCGCGAAAAGGAAGCTGAGTGGAGGTTCGGGTCAAGATGAAGGCTGGACCGCCAGAAGA gagaagaggcagaaaagcaGCGAGGACTCCCGCAACATCCATATTTCTCCCTTCAGAGAGCCGCTCACACAGCTCAACAACCATCCGGAATATTTGGACAGTGACAAACAT GAGGCTTTTATCCGGAGTATCCTGTCCAAGCCCTTTAAAGTTCCCATTCCAAATTACACAG GCGCTCTGGGAGCGAGGGCCCTCGGTCTGAAGCGAGCAGGAGTGAGGAAAGCGCTCCATGATCCATTCGCAGACGACGCCTTGGTTCTGTACGAGCCCCCAACTTTGAGTGCTCACGAGCTGATCAAAGCTGACAA GGAAAAAGTACCAGTGCACGTTGTGGTGGATCCTGTTCTAGGAAAGGTGCTCAGACCTCACCAGCGAGAG GGTGTGAAGTTCTTGTGGGAGTGTGTCACAGGCCGAAGGATCCCAGGCTCGTACGGATGCATCATGGCAGATGAGATGGGCCTGGGAAAGACTCTGCAGTGCATCACCCTCATCTGGACCCTGCTGCGCCAAAGCCCGGACTTTAAGCCCGAGATAGACAAAGTGATTGTGGTCTCACCTTCCAGTCTGGTTCGCAACTGGTCCAATGAAGTCCAGAAATGGCTCGGAGGACGAGTCACCCCACTAGCCATCGATGGAGGCTCAAAGGACGACATCGACAGACAACTAG TGAACTTCATATCTCAATATGGTCGGAGAGTGCCAAGCCCAATCCTGATCATCTCTTATGAGACCTTTAGACTCCACGCTGCAGTGCTGCATAAGGGCAAAGTCGGACTCGTCATCTGTGATGAG GGCCATCGGCTGAAGAACTCTGACAACCAGACCTACCAGGCTCTAAACGCGATGGCAGCCCAGAGGAGAGTGCTGATATCAGGCACGCCGATCCAGAACGACCTGCTGGAGTACTTCAGCTTGGTCCATTTTGTCAACGCTGGGATCCTTG GCACGGCCCAGGAATTTAAAAAGCGATTTGAACTGCCTATCCTCAAAGGTCGAGACGCAGACGCGAACGagaaggacagacaggctggggAGGAGAAACTGACAGAGCTGATCAGTGTCGTCAACAG ATGTTTGATCAGGAGAACATCTGACATCTTGTCAAAGTATCTTCCTGTGAAGATCGAACAGGTCGTGTGCTGTCG GTTGACGCCGCTGCAGAAGGAGCTGTACCAACGCTTCCTGCGCCAGGCCGAACCCTTGGACTCTTTGGAAGAGGGAGGCAAAATGAATGTTTCCACCCTGTCTTCCATCACATCCCTCAAGAAACTGTGTAACC ACCCAGCTCTCATCTATGACAAATGCGTAGAGGGAGCCGAGGGCTTCCAGGGGGCTTTGGATCTGTTTCCTCCTGGTTACTGCACCAAAGCTGTGGAGCCTCACTTGTCCG GAAAAATGTTGGTGCTCGACTACATTCTGGCGATCACAAAGACCACAACGGACGATAAGGTGGTGCTCGTCTCCAACTACACTCAAACGCTCGACCTGTTTGAAAAGCTGTGCAGATCCAGAAG GTACCAGTATGTCAGACTGGATGGAACAATGTCCATTAAGAAAAGAGCCAAAATCGTGGAACGATTCAACAGCCCCTCT AATCCAGAATTCATCTTCATGCTAAGCAGCAAAGCCGGTGGATGTGGGCTAAATCTGATTGGTGCTAATCGCCTGGTGATGTTTGACCCCGACTGGAACCCAGCTAACGATGAACAGGCCATGGCCCGTGTGTGGAGAGATGGACAGAGGAAGACGTGCTACATCTACAGGCTGCTCGCT ACGGGGACAATTGAAGAGAAGATCCTGCAGAGACAGGCCCACAAGAAAGCCCTGAGCAGCTGCgtggtggatgaggagcagaacGTGGAGCGCCATTTCTCTCTGGGGGAACTCCGAGAGCTCTTCAGTCTCAACGAGGACACCGTCAGTGACACCCATGACAA GTTTCGCTGTCGCCGCTGTGTGAATGGAAGAGAGGCTCGACCtcctgctgaagatgctgactGCACAAGTGACCTTTCACAGTGGAACCACTGCTTTGACAAGAAGGGTCTGAGGGACCAGGTGCTGAAATCATGCTGGGATGCTGCCGTGTCCTTTGTCTTCCACCAGCGCTCTCATGAGGAGCAGAAGGGGGTTGTCTAG